Genomic DNA from Corylus avellana chromosome ca4, CavTom2PMs-1.0:
TAATGACAATCTATTAATTTACAGACTGAAGTACAAAACTTGTTTACTTGAGCCGGACCTTTATCCGGCCTTATCACATAAATGTTTCTTGTCCTCTATTTGAGTTTTACTTAAAAGCCTATCATTTGGATTCTGTTGGGTTGAAACTTCATCCGGTTGTGTCGAGTGTCACGTTAGTTTGAAGAATTATCATTTCATTGCAGAACATTTGACCGTGTGTCGAGCTAATAATTAGAAGTACCTGCTATAAGGAGTAAAGAACTTACTAAAGGAGTTTGTCATGGTGGACTGATGGGAGATAGTTCTGATATTGCTTTACCATTTAGGAATTAAGGAGAATAATCATAGAGAAAACAAAGATGGCATGCAAAGAAATGATCAGACTATGGATAATCACTTTTTACCTTATATTTGCCACTCTTTATGCATATTCTTCCATAATTACTACTTCATTGGAGATTTCCTTGTTGCAAATATATAATTTCTACATCTGACGACCCTTATCATGAAATTGCCTCATGCCCGGGATAATGGAAATggttactgacgtggcaaaagaGAGGATCTCGTGTGTTGTCATGCAGATGTTTTCAGGTCGGTTGGTTAATAGATCGGGTACTAAGTCCACATGACCAATAAACGATAGAATAGTTTTTGGAcagtttttttcaaattgaattgaaaaattttattcCAATAGAGTCTATAAACTGAGATACATCCGCAActttcttcataattttttttttttaatgagtgaTTCCCTAGGGACTTCCTTTCTACAATTCGGTTGACTTATTGTTACTCGAATTTTCCTCCTTAAAATTGGGCCTCTCAATACCGAATCTgtgtaaaaacaattttttaaaatgaataagaAGCACAGGAATAAAATTTATGGGACATAATAAACTATGTGTTTACCCTACCACCACAATTTTCCATCAtgttattctctaattaatgcCCATGCACTTCTGCGTTTGTCTATAATCTATATACTCTAATATTCTTGTTCTTCAAaaaggggttttttttattaaaaaaaaaaaaaaaaagagagtaggAGGGTGTTTTTGTCCTCTatgcttgttttatttttaacttttaaaaatgaaCATAATGCAATCTGAAAAAGTAGGCAAGTGTCAGTTTACAGATGCCAAGTCTCAATTATTCTGGTCTCTATTGGTTTGGCTCCGACAGGGTTCAAAAATTCTTTGGCCAAAAGAATTCAAAGGATATGTCTGGATTCTCCCACCCATTTGCCCTTTTCATTTCTCAATGCTGCCATGCACGCACCCCGGCCCCTACACTACTCTCTAATTAATTCTATTATGTTGTTTCggagattaatatatatatattaaagcatCATGGATTCATGGGGACTTGAAGGCAATTGAACAAACATTTTCTTCGATCCTCACCGCTTACGATTAGATActtcattacaaattaaaataaaggtcGAATAAGGACCATATATATGGTACCAAACTCTCAAGATATGTTTGTGATATAGAAATGATTAGTTTAATTGAATCGAGATATCATCTAAATTAAAGCTAGGCTGCAGGTTTATGTCCTTACAAAATTTTCTGTAACCATTTTCTAACGGATAAATATTAGAAACATAAAATGGGTCAATTTTTCggaatttttttaacaaaactttCATCATTCCagtaatttaaacaaataaaataaataaatatatggcATGATGAAGACTACTGTGGTCCTTTCGGCCTACTCCAAGTCTTGCTCCACCCAACATCACTTTATTAGTCCCCTACTCTATTGGCCTCCTTAGTAGTAACACAAGGAGGCATGTAGCTAATTAGCCGGCCATAAattaaagagtaatattataattaataaattatattttattaatcagCTATTTAATAAGGGTTGATTGACACTCGATCGTGTCACTCGCACTTGAGCAtaattaataagataataataagataaaattataatatttaacaGTAAACTCAAATAAATGTGAAAGAGATAGAGGGCCGGGCAGAAGAAAATTTATTCTCATTCATTTTTGACTTAATGTTGAACGAACCTCGTCATCAATGCATCTATAAAACATACAAGTCTTTAATATGCTACTACCCCATCCTCATCCTGATGTGTCACATCAAAGAGTTGTAAaggaataaatatttttgttgcaTATATAGCAATATTGTAGTTAATTAGTCTAGGCATCCTAATACCCCCCCGGCCCCTTTAGTACATGCAAGTTAAGAATTGATCGAGGTCTATTTTAtgttgtaattttgttttatttgtattattttaaatgatttaacaatatatatatataaaatcgaatttttataaataattggaTCATGTGATTTCACTTATCGCCCTCCCCTTTTTCCCTCcacttctttatatattatttaactttATCCACATTATTAcaagtttgatatatatatatatatatatatatatatatagtggaccgaaaaagaaaaaaaaaagtagaaatatTTAAAGATTGGAATAATTGTTTTGGTTTGGGTATACACTAAAATACAAGTAGCAGTCCTTTTATGGGCTCTATAAATTCTCCCAACAAAGCTCAGATTCCTTGCGTCCTTGCTTAGAAGAAAGAGGCAAATTAAAGCTCGATCTCTCGCCCTCTCTCACAGTATTCATATAAGCAAGCATCTTGACTTTGAAATCCATTCTTtgagttttaagttttaacccACAGATTTCAAGGTTTTTGGTCATGAAGATCTGGGCCATGTTTCGTCTTCTTgctgcttttcttcttttatcgACCTTTTCAGCACCTGCAAATGCGAACTTAGAAGGTATTAATGCTTAAAGAACCATTTGtatttgacatatatatacttaaaataCTTTCTTGCCtgctcctatatatatatattaattctttaATGGTTTCATGAATTTGAATCAACAGGGGATGCTCTTTACGCGTTGAGGAGGGCTGTGAAGGATCCAAATGGGGTTCTTGAGAGCTGGGATCCGACCTTGGTGGATCCCTGCACTTGGTTCCACGTTACATGCGACACTGATAATCGGGTTACCCGACTGTAAGCCATATTATTCCCTTtaactttctcttcttcttcttttttcatttttaatttctctctctctctctcatgtttgTCTGTAGCttgtgtttatttcttttgtcGGTCGCTTAAGTTGGTCTTTGTTTGTAAACTTGTCTAAAATTTGtcgaataattttttttgcctttaaaacagatttttattttcgaatatatatatatatatgaattgagATTAGGAAAATAATATTCTTCTTATGGATGAACCGCTCCCCTTCTCTTGGAGGTAGTCGATCAGGTCACTCTGAAACTCTGCCTGTCGGTTGTTAATTAAAGACAAAGGACACCTTCAGCTCTGAGTTTGTCTATTATGCATGTATGAGATTTATTGGCGGATGGCAAGCTCTCCCATTTACTACTTTACTCTTTTAAATCATGTAAATatacatttctttttctatatatatataaaggaattaAGAATTAATGAAACTCTTATGTAATATTGAAGATCGAACTGGCCGGggtcaaaataaaattatattcatCGGGTAACTCAAATCATATTAGTTTTGGTAGCAGATGTATAAATCATGTTGTTATATGTAATCTTTATCAATATTTTAAGTGGGTAATGATATTTGCAGAGACCTCGGAAATGCAAAGCTGTCGGGCAGTCTGGTTCCCGAGTTGGGGAAGCTCGAGCGTCTTCAGTATCTGTAAGTAGATTACTATTGTTTAtccaatttttcacatttttatattatatatgtctGGTGAAGTTTCacttgatttaaaaaataaataaataaataaacaagtatGCAGAAGAAAGGGGGAGAAAAAAAGTTTGTATTTTAATaaggttttgttattattaaattaaggtAGATagtagatacaaacaaaaattaccaAATTTAATAGAGGCACGTAAGATGtagcagatatatatataaatatgtagaGATGGAGCGGTGGAAAAGCTAGCATTGATCAGTACATCACCTGCCCTACCAGCCAAATAGGCAATATTAATTAATGGATCTGGTGTTAAAATTGGCTACGCGCAGTTAATTACTTGATTGTGCATGAAATTGATGCTGCATTTAATAAAACGTGGGCGGTACTGGGCATGGTTGGTATATGTAATATGTATGTGTTTGCTGTTATTGCAGGGAACTGTACATAAACAACTTGGCGGGTCCCATACCGGAGGAACTGGGAGGATTGAAGAGCCTTCTGAGCTTGGATCTTTATCACAATAACCTCACCGGATCCATCCCTCCCTCACTCTCTAAGCTCTCCAATCTTAAATTCCTGTAGGCATCAAAAATCATGGTTTcaaattacttttcttttgaaaaaaaaaatgttttgataaatttaatttagactTTCCTCTTAAATATGAACATGTTTTGCTAGTGGTTTACGTAATCTCTATCCATGCAGGCGATTGAACACCAATAACCTGACTGGAAGAATACCGAGGGAACTTACCAAACTTGGAAACCTCAAGATTTTGTAAGTTTTAATTCCCTAAAATACCCTTCTCTCTTCgtttaattaatgtttattaATTGCCCTTATTAAACAAGTACTGAATGTGAAATGTgtagtgacgtgtcaaacaaCGATTTGTGCGGTACATTTCCAACCTCGGGCTCGTTTTCTAAGTTGTCGGATGAAAGGTACTGATAGATGATCATTTAGAGAATAAAAGCTCTAATCAAGTTAATGcgtccctttttttatttttttattttattttattattgatcaTTTACAAACGATTGATTGTTTGGATGCAGTTTCAAGAATAATCCAAGACTTGAAGGACCAGAACTGATGGGATTTGTTAGATATGATGTTGGAGGAAGCTGCAAATGATGTATCAATAGGGCAATAATGCGTTGCCCAATCCTTTTGTCTTAATGTCTCTTCATATGAAAGAGCCTCGTGGTTCACTAATATAATCATTACTTAGTGTTAATTACTAAACACCAACAAAGCTCCTTATATTTAGTATAGGGATTTTCATTTCCATATTTAAGATTCAAGTTTCAACCACTCGTTTTTCCAATTTGATGATGTAAATTTGCTCCTTTCTTGGAGCTGTCGGGGTGGTTTGGTTTGTGGATGGTTTttgtaccatatatatatatatagataaatatggAAATAAAGCAGGGAAAATTTTGATCCTCCCCATTGTGTAATGTTATCATTAATCACATAAGATTGAACTTGAATAACAATCCTGCTTGGTAAATTagattggaggaatttcctcttACCCTAATGTCAGATGCATTTTAGTCAATTTAGTAAACCAAGTGAAAATTCTTGTAATcttgtttgaaggaaaactgtCTGCCTATAAGACATTGATACCACTGATTACTTTCTTAAATCCATTGGGCAAAAAGGGTTTATATTAGGGTTGTGGCTTCTGTCCCTAGTTGTTCCAAGACAAGGATACAACTGCACATTCCGAAGGCTGTTGTTATGTTTAGACGTTTCTCATAATTTGGAATTAGGGCAGACAATATGAGCCAGAAATTGCAGAACCTTAAGAGATAAATGATTCAACAAAATTATGTGAACGCTGAAACCACAAACCAATACTAACAAACAGTTTGATTACTGTGACTAGTTTATCAAGGGAATTATAGTTGAATAAATTGCTCATTAGGAGTAATAAATGTAACTaataatgttaaatattatttgtacAGCACTATAGCCCACGGAAAgggaaattaattaatacatatcAAGTATTATTAAATCATGCACTCTGTGAGTTTTTTTGAGGGGGTCCATTATACACCCTGAGATTCGATGATGCATATCATCCAATAGCtcagttgattttttttcttcaggcGGGTGAATTTATCATTGTGGGACAGATCTAATATTTTAGCTAGACAGCAGGCCACTGATTCGGATTATTTCACAAATCCTATCACTACGAGGCAATTTCTGAGGACAAAAAGAATTCCATCTccattattttatgttgttgaCACCAACTTTCTTTCTGGggcaaattcaaattttatacaACAACCAAAGAAGCCCTTccattaagtttttaaaaactTCCAACTCCTCGGATAAAGCACTAACATAGTTTTAACTCATAAAGGATGAAATTCTAGACTCAAGTTGGGTTAAATGCGTTAATTGATTATTGTTGAAACAAACCAAGCAGAAAAGATTTCACCTGGAAACTCAGGTACAAGATAAGGAGCTCACATGGACCGTAAGAGGGAGGAAAGAAAACAGTGACTCAACTATTATTTGCTTGCACTAGATAACACATTCCTCAAAAATGATGAAACACATTGGAATTTTATTCAATGAATCTATGCCAAGTGCCCATCAAACTAAACAATTGGTGAATGCAACAGATAacag
This window encodes:
- the LOC132178720 gene encoding leucine-rich repeat protein 1-like — protein: MKIWAMFRLLAAFLLLSTFSAPANANLEGDALYALRRAVKDPNGVLESWDPTLVDPCTWFHVTCDTDNRVTRLDLGNAKLSGSLVPELGKLERLQYLELYINNLAGPIPEELGGLKSLLSLDLYHNNLTGSIPPSLSKLSNLKFLRLNTNNLTGRIPRELTKLGNLKIFDVSNNDLCGTFPTSGSFSKLSDESFKNNPRLEGPELMGFVRYDVGGSCK